One window from the genome of Chloroflexaceae bacterium encodes:
- a CDS encoding glycosyltransferase family 4 protein produces MARIAFLDSWLQQVAEGSGTAAAIGGLGRALQARGHRVTRIAPLKPWPAALTARRLLFNLQAPALLRALRYDLIVGFDIDGFLVADRAPAPYVCSIKGVIAEELLHERGAVRRQLWALSRLERSNARRAPLVLTTSEYCRSRIGYHYGVPASKVRLAPEGIDLLCWRRLLDAAGDPVPDGRVILCVARQYPRKHIADLLRAFARLRRPFPDARLAIVGDGPEHARLRALAAELRLGDAVTFTGALPDNAAVAAWYRRASVFCLPSVQEGFGIVFLEAMAAGLPIVATTAAAVPEVVPAGQAGLLVPPGDVNALAAALTEMLERPALRAAFGAYGQEYVQRYDWARVAERFCAAVADRLR; encoded by the coding sequence GTGGCTCGCATCGCCTTTCTCGACTCATGGCTCCAGCAGGTGGCGGAAGGGAGCGGCACGGCGGCGGCGATCGGCGGCCTGGGGCGGGCCTTGCAGGCACGAGGCCATCGCGTCACGCGCATCGCCCCGCTGAAGCCCTGGCCAGCCGCGCTCACCGCCCGGCGTCTGCTCTTTAACCTGCAGGCTCCGGCCCTGCTCCGCGCCCTGCGCTACGACCTGATCGTCGGCTTTGACATAGACGGCTTCCTGGTGGCCGATCGCGCCCCCGCGCCTTACGTGTGCAGCATCAAGGGCGTCATCGCCGAAGAACTGCTCCACGAACGGGGCGCCGTGCGGAGGCAGCTCTGGGCGCTCTCGCGCCTGGAGCGCAGCAATGCCCGCCGCGCGCCGCTGGTGCTGACAACCAGCGAGTACTGCCGCAGCCGTATCGGCTACCACTACGGCGTGCCCGCCAGCAAGGTGCGCCTGGCGCCGGAGGGCATTGACCTGCTCTGCTGGCGCCGCCTGCTCGACGCCGCTGGCGATCCTGTCCCCGACGGGCGCGTGATCCTCTGCGTGGCCCGGCAGTACCCCCGTAAGCATATCGCCGATCTGCTGCGAGCCTTCGCCCGACTGCGCCGCCCGTTCCCCGACGCCCGGCTAGCGATCGTCGGCGATGGCCCCGAACACGCCCGCCTGCGCGCCCTGGCGGCAGAACTCCGGCTCGGCGACGCGGTCACCTTCACCGGCGCCCTTCCCGACAATGCTGCCGTGGCCGCCTGGTACCGCCGCGCCAGCGTCTTCTGCCTGCCCAGCGTTCAGGAGGGTTTCGGCATCGTCTTTCTAGAAGCTATGGCCGCCGGTCTGCCGATCGTCGCCACTACCGCCGCCGCCGTGCCCGAAGTGGTCCCGGCGGGGCAAGCCGGGCTGCTCGTGCCCCCCGGCGACGTGAATGCTCTGGCTGCGGCCCTGACCGAGATGCTGGAACGGCCCGCCCTGCGCGCCGCCTTCGGGGCCTATGGGCAGGAGTACGTGCAGCGCTACGACTGGGCGCGCGTCGCCGAACGCTTTTGCGCCGCAGTGGCCGACCGGCTGCGGTGA
- a CDS encoding GAF domain-containing protein, with translation MPRLAAAAQRIASGDLAVPVQVEGSSEVRALARNFETMRQHLAQARDELAAWAASLEARVARRSQELAALAEVVAMSSHRRSQEALLRTALDQTLPVIGAEMGGIWLGEPDGGLRLAVWAGFDHELRQALSRFAPGEGLLGQVHQQGEPMALADISQSPRLSRAIVREQRLHAFAAVPLLVSGRSLGVLGVFSRLHGGFSPEALTVVTAIGQQIALALENLSLLARVEEQARSMAALQERERLAGEIHDGVAQNLSYLYMQLDRLADQGGLPGPLRDDLARLQGVLEATTEEVRRLIARLQDPQPALVSLEERLREVIRSLSDEAGCSISLTVAPGNAMRVPAPVEAEVGRILGEAIRNAARHGRATRVWVELERRGDLGRVRVRDNGSGFDPHSVGDNGRRHFGLKVMRARAQRIGGALTIDSHPGAGACVELVWPLEAAALAGEAWAGPADLAAERNGLSDLLVEVDHDGAHADPGHGG, from the coding sequence GTGCCCCGGCTGGCTGCGGCGGCGCAACGCATCGCGAGCGGCGATCTGGCCGTGCCCGTACAGGTGGAGGGCAGCAGCGAGGTGCGGGCGCTGGCGCGAAACTTCGAGACGATGCGCCAGCATCTGGCGCAGGCGCGCGACGAACTGGCAGCCTGGGCGGCGAGTCTGGAGGCGCGCGTGGCCCGTCGCTCGCAGGAGCTGGCGGCCCTGGCTGAAGTGGTGGCGATGAGCAGTCACCGGCGCTCGCAGGAGGCCCTGCTGCGCACCGCCCTTGACCAGACCCTGCCGGTGATCGGGGCCGAGATGGGCGGGATCTGGCTGGGCGAACCTGACGGCGGCCTGCGTCTGGCGGTCTGGGCTGGCTTCGACCATGAGTTGCGGCAGGCCCTCAGTCGCTTTGCTCCCGGTGAAGGTCTCCTGGGGCAGGTTCATCAACAGGGCGAGCCTATGGCCCTGGCGGACATCAGCCAGTCGCCGCGCCTGTCGCGGGCGATCGTGCGGGAGCAGCGGTTGCACGCCTTCGCCGCCGTGCCGCTGCTGGTCAGCGGGCGCAGCCTGGGGGTGCTGGGCGTCTTCAGTCGTCTCCACGGCGGGTTCTCCCCCGAGGCGCTGACGGTGGTCACTGCCATCGGGCAGCAGATCGCCCTGGCGCTGGAGAACCTCTCCCTGCTCGCCCGGGTCGAGGAGCAGGCCCGCAGTATGGCTGCGCTGCAGGAGCGCGAGCGGCTGGCCGGCGAGATCCACGATGGGGTGGCCCAGAACCTGAGCTACCTGTACATGCAACTTGACCGGCTGGCCGATCAGGGGGGCCTGCCTGGCCCGCTGCGTGATGACCTGGCTCGTCTCCAGGGCGTGCTGGAGGCGACCACCGAGGAGGTGCGCCGGCTGATCGCCCGGTTGCAGGATCCGCAGCCGGCGCTGGTGTCGCTGGAGGAGCGCCTGCGGGAGGTGATCCGTTCCCTGAGCGATGAGGCAGGTTGCAGTATCAGCCTGACGGTAGCGCCGGGCAACGCTATGCGCGTGCCGGCGCCGGTCGAGGCCGAGGTCGGACGCATCCTGGGCGAGGCCATCCGCAATGCCGCGCGCCACGGGCGGGCGACCCGCGTCTGGGTGGAACTGGAGCGGCGGGGTGATCTAGGCCGGGTGCGAGTGCGCGATAACGGCAGCGGGTTTGACCCGCACAGCGTCGGCGATAACGGACGCCGGCACTTTGGCCTGAAGGTGATGCGGGCGCGGGCGCAACGCATCGGCGGCGCGCTAACAATCGACAGCCATCCCGGCGCCGGCGCCTGCGTTGAGCTGGTCTGGCCCCTTGAGGCGGCCGCCCTGGCGGGCGAAGCATGGGCTGGCCCAGCTGACCTGGCAGCGGAACGCAACGGGCTGTCGGATCTGCTGGTGGAGGTGGACCATGACGGAGCACACGCCGATCCGGGTCATGGTGGTTGA
- a CDS encoding response regulator transcription factor — protein MTEHTPIRVMVVDDHGLFRDGIVEVLRSQPDIEVVGEAGDGLEACVLAQSLRPDVVLLDINMPGMDGIEAARVIAREVPSCQIVMLTVRDEDDRIFEALRGGASGYLLKTIRGQQLIEMVRAAARGEAAVTPAIATRLLAAFRATGSLAGPSPVPAPHPIRSDAGDDPDALTAREQEILALIAAGRSDKEIAAELMISLYTVKAHVRAILAKLHVTSRREAARRMGGSGKA, from the coding sequence ATGACGGAGCACACGCCGATCCGGGTCATGGTGGTTGACGACCACGGCCTGTTCCGCGACGGCATCGTGGAGGTGCTACGTTCGCAGCCCGACATCGAGGTGGTGGGCGAGGCGGGCGATGGTCTCGAAGCCTGCGTGCTGGCCCAGAGCCTGCGCCCTGACGTGGTGTTGCTCGACATCAACATGCCGGGGATGGACGGGATCGAAGCGGCGCGGGTGATCGCTCGCGAGGTTCCCTCATGCCAGATCGTGATGCTCACAGTGCGTGACGAGGATGATCGCATCTTCGAAGCCCTGCGCGGGGGCGCGTCGGGGTATTTGTTGAAGACCATCCGCGGCCAGCAGTTGATCGAGATGGTGCGCGCGGCTGCTCGGGGCGAGGCTGCGGTCACTCCGGCGATCGCCACGCGCCTGCTGGCAGCGTTTCGCGCCACGGGGTCGCTAGCAGGCCCCTCGCCGGTCCCGGCGCCGCACCCCATCCGTTCGGATGCCGGTGATGATCCCGATGCGCTGACTGCCCGCGAACAGGAGATCCTGGCGCTGATCGCTGCGGGACGTTCGGACAAGGAGATCGCCGCCGAACTGATGATCAGCCTGTACACGGTGAAGGCGCACGTGCGTGCCATCCTGGCCAAACTGCACGTGACCAGCCGCCGCGAGGCCGCCCGCCGGATGGGAGGATCAGGGAAAGCGTAG
- a CDS encoding L-lactate permease, whose translation MTWTQVYTPLGSLLLSALVAALPIVVLLGLLGVFHVKAHIAALAGLASALLIAIFVYGMPWQLGVAAAVNGAFYGLFPIGWIILGAIFIYDITVKTGKFEIVKQSIAGLASDRRIQVLLIAFAFGAFIEGAAGFGTPVAISAAMLIGLGFAPLPAAGLALIGNTAPVAYGALGTPIIVLSSVTGLDLMQLSAMAGRQLPFFSLIVPFWIVWAMAGRKKMWEVWPACLTAGLSFAISQFLVSNFHGPWLVDIISSLVSMASLVVLLRFWQPKTTFRFPGEDDGERRPLPAMPRPAGSAGSGDAAMLPRPAVRQPSRRREVLIAWMPWIILSLLVFLWGTPQVKTFLNGGTKDAPNFLSGISVQKIPVPYLDKAVYRDVPVVPKPEAERAVYTFNWLSATGTSLLIAGVLSGLLLGLSPLALARIFAGTLWRIRISLLTIAAMLALGYTTRYGGLDATMGLAFASTGALFAFFSPLLGWLGVALTGSDTSSNVLFGNLQQITAQQIGISPVLAAASNSSGGVMGKMIDAQSIVVASVATNQHGQEGAILRYVFLHSVVLACLVGVVVFLQAYVFTWMIP comes from the coding sequence ATGACCTGGACCCAGGTGTACACGCCGCTGGGGAGCCTGCTGCTCTCGGCCCTGGTCGCCGCATTGCCGATTGTGGTGCTGCTCGGCCTGCTGGGAGTGTTTCACGTCAAAGCGCATATCGCGGCCCTGGCGGGCCTGGCGAGCGCGCTGCTGATCGCCATCTTCGTCTACGGCATGCCCTGGCAACTGGGCGTAGCCGCCGCGGTGAACGGCGCATTCTACGGTCTGTTTCCCATTGGATGGATCATTCTCGGGGCGATTTTCATCTACGACATCACCGTGAAAACGGGCAAGTTCGAGATCGTCAAGCAATCCATCGCCGGGCTGGCCAGCGACCGGCGCATCCAGGTGTTGTTGATCGCCTTCGCCTTTGGCGCCTTCATCGAGGGGGCGGCGGGCTTCGGCACGCCGGTGGCGATCTCCGCCGCGATGCTCATCGGTCTGGGCTTTGCCCCGCTGCCCGCCGCCGGCCTGGCCCTGATCGGCAACACCGCCCCCGTGGCCTACGGCGCTCTCGGCACCCCGATCATCGTGCTGAGCAGCGTCACCGGTCTCGACCTGATGCAGCTCAGCGCCATGGCCGGGCGGCAGTTGCCGTTCTTCTCGCTGATCGTGCCCTTCTGGATCGTCTGGGCGATGGCCGGGCGCAAGAAGATGTGGGAAGTCTGGCCGGCCTGTCTGACCGCCGGGCTGAGCTTTGCCATCTCACAGTTCCTGGTGAGCAACTTCCACGGTCCCTGGCTGGTGGACATCATCAGCTCTCTAGTTTCGATGGCCTCGCTGGTGGTGCTGCTGCGCTTCTGGCAGCCAAAGACCACCTTCCGCTTCCCCGGCGAAGACGATGGCGAGCGGCGGCCTCTGCCGGCTATGCCGCGCCCGGCCGGCAGCGCCGGCTCCGGCGACGCGGCGATGCTGCCCCGCCCGGCGGTGCGCCAGCCTTCGCGGCGGCGCGAGGTGCTGATCGCCTGGATGCCCTGGATCATCCTCTCGCTGCTGGTCTTCCTGTGGGGCACGCCGCAGGTCAAGACGTTCCTCAACGGCGGCACGAAAGACGCGCCTAACTTCCTTAGCGGCATCAGCGTGCAGAAGATCCCGGTACCCTATCTCGACAAAGCGGTGTACCGCGATGTGCCGGTTGTGCCGAAGCCCGAAGCCGAGCGGGCCGTCTACACCTTCAACTGGCTGTCGGCCACCGGCACCAGCCTGCTGATCGCCGGGGTATTGAGCGGGTTGCTCCTGGGACTCTCGCCGCTGGCGCTGGCGCGGATCTTCGCCGGCACGCTCTGGCGCATCAGGATCTCCTTGCTAACCATCGCGGCGATGCTGGCCCTGGGCTACACCACGCGCTACGGCGGCCTTGACGCGACCATGGGCCTGGCGTTCGCCTCGACCGGCGCGCTGTTCGCCTTCTTCTCGCCCCTGCTGGGCTGGCTCGGCGTGGCCCTGACCGGCTCGGATACCTCGTCAAACGTCCTGTTCGGCAACCTCCAGCAGATCACCGCCCAGCAGATCGGCATCTCGCCGGTGCTCGCGGCGGCGTCGAATAGCTCTGGCGGGGTGATGGGCAAGATGATAGACGCTCAGAGCATCGTCGTTGCCAGTGTGGCTACCAACCAGCACGGTCAGGAAGGCGCCATTCTGCGCTATGTGTTCCTCCATAGCGTCGTGCTGGCCTGTCTGGTGGGCGTGGTGGTCTTCCTGCAGGCCTACGTGTTCACCTGGATGATCCCGTAA
- a CDS encoding (Fe-S)-binding protein, whose translation MATPSPIDVLYGSAHQAQLDRCLHCGLCLSVCPTYALSGRESEAPRGRINLMRAVAEGRIGLDDPALAGHLDTCLVCRACETACPSGVHYGELVEVTRAALAATHRPGRLARFVRWAGLRQLMPYPRRLRILALGTWLYERSGMQAIARRSGLLRGRLRSIEALAPPVRLRRSPDGRVFPPRGQPRGRVAVVQGCIQEAFLGQVNDATVRVLQRNGYEVIIPRGQTCCGAAHVHNSEEELARQLARQNIDALLALEVDAIISNAGGCGATLKSYADLLRGDADYQTRVAAFVAKVRDISEFLAERAVEPPRATLPARATYVDSCHLRNVQKVVQQPRALLRSIPGLELVELRQPERCCGSAGVYNLVHPELAEPILDAKMADIKATGAEIVVVSNTGCHMQILAGVRRAGLPARVMHVVEVLDEAYRREG comes from the coding sequence ATGGCAACACCTTCTCCGATTGACGTGCTGTATGGCAGCGCGCACCAGGCGCAACTCGACCGCTGCCTCCACTGCGGGCTGTGCCTGTCGGTCTGCCCGACCTACGCCCTCAGCGGGCGTGAGAGCGAGGCCCCCCGCGGGCGGATCAACCTGATGCGCGCTGTCGCCGAGGGGCGCATCGGTCTGGATGACCCGGCCCTGGCCGGCCACCTGGATACCTGCCTGGTGTGCCGGGCATGCGAGACGGCCTGCCCCTCCGGCGTGCACTACGGCGAACTGGTGGAAGTGACCCGTGCCGCCCTTGCTGCGACCCACCGCCCCGGCCGTCTGGCTCGTTTCGTGCGCTGGGCCGGGCTGCGCCAGTTGATGCCCTATCCACGGCGGCTCCGCATCCTGGCGCTGGGAACCTGGCTCTATGAGCGCAGCGGGATGCAGGCCATCGCGCGCCGTTCCGGGCTGCTGCGCGGGCGTCTGCGGTCCATCGAGGCGCTCGCGCCCCCTGTGCGCCTGCGGCGCTCCCCCGACGGGCGGGTCTTCCCGCCGCGGGGCCAGCCACGCGGCCGGGTGGCCGTGGTGCAGGGCTGCATCCAGGAAGCCTTTCTCGGCCAGGTGAACGATGCCACGGTGCGGGTGCTCCAGCGCAATGGCTATGAGGTGATCATCCCTCGCGGCCAGACCTGCTGCGGCGCAGCCCACGTGCACAATAGCGAAGAAGAACTGGCCCGGCAACTGGCCCGCCAGAATATTGACGCTCTGCTGGCCCTTGAGGTTGACGCCATCATCAGCAATGCCGGCGGCTGTGGCGCGACCCTCAAGAGCTATGCCGATCTGCTGCGCGGTGACGCCGACTATCAGACCCGCGTCGCCGCGTTCGTCGCGAAGGTGCGCGACATCAGCGAGTTCCTGGCCGAGCGCGCCGTGGAGCCGCCGCGGGCCACGCTGCCCGCTCGCGCCACCTATGTGGACTCGTGCCACCTGCGCAATGTCCAGAAGGTTGTACAGCAACCCCGCGCCCTGCTGCGCAGCATTCCCGGCCTGGAACTGGTCGAACTGCGGCAGCCGGAGCGGTGCTGCGGCAGCGCGGGGGTCTACAATCTGGTGCATCCCGAACTGGCCGAGCCCATCCTCGACGCCAAAATGGCCGACATCAAGGCTACCGGCGCCGAGATCGTGGTGGTCTCGAACACCGGTTGCCACATGCAGATCCTGGCCGGCGTGCGCCGCGCTGGTCTGCCGGCGCGGGTGATGCACGTTGTTGAAGTGCTCGATGAAGCTTATCGCCGTGAAGGGTGA
- a CDS encoding ABC transporter substrate-binding protein: MKQPATRVSWRLSGRLRVLMLTLALLGILAACGQAAGDPAVLDTSVTFNTTALEELSPRPSYRIGINAEITGTGASIGDLGVRAARLAVEEINAAGGVNGVPLELVVRDCRSDPEEALVQYRLALAEDRLTALIGPFKSAYAVRIVPEHRQARLPMLIGATNATLTDHGGPFLFRMRPSDRLTSAAMTALAVEELGSRRIVIVHDADAFGTGGANGVEAGLRQRGLRPLAREAYRTGTRDFDALARRVAEAGPDAVLIYGTNTTDVGLLLRALRYWQVRGAIITSPGGASAVTYGIAAEAQEGIYVALDALLAATPEGARFERRFYERFGLKPDTYVAWYYDAVHLLAMALERRPRTAEELRAAVREQTFTGVQGRYRFDERGEGLHEVVLATMRAGQPRLVGVYGEGGLRRGPVGSAGQGGAP, from the coding sequence ATGAAGCAACCCGCCACACGGGTTTCGTGGCGTCTTTCGGGCCGCTTGCGCGTATTGATGCTCACGCTCGCGTTGCTGGGCATCCTGGCCGCCTGCGGTCAGGCCGCAGGCGATCCCGCCGTCCTCGATACTTCGGTCACGTTTAACACAACGGCGCTCGAGGAGCTTTCCCCCCGCCCAAGTTACCGCATCGGCATCAATGCTGAGATTACCGGCACCGGCGCGTCCATCGGCGATCTGGGGGTGCGGGCGGCGCGCCTGGCAGTGGAGGAGATCAACGCCGCTGGCGGGGTCAACGGCGTGCCCCTCGAACTGGTAGTGCGCGACTGCCGCTCCGACCCTGAGGAGGCGCTGGTCCAGTACCGCCTGGCCCTGGCCGAAGATCGGCTCACTGCGCTGATCGGGCCGTTCAAATCGGCCTACGCGGTGCGGATCGTGCCCGAGCACCGGCAGGCGCGCCTGCCAATGCTGATCGGCGCGACCAACGCCACACTTACCGACCACGGCGGGCCGTTCTTGTTTCGGATGCGGCCGAGCGACCGCCTGACCTCGGCGGCGATGACGGCGCTGGCGGTGGAGGAACTGGGCAGCCGGCGGATCGTGATTGTTCACGACGCGGACGCCTTCGGCACCGGCGGTGCGAACGGGGTCGAGGCCGGTCTGCGCCAGCGCGGATTGCGCCCTCTTGCGCGCGAGGCGTACCGCACGGGCACGCGCGACTTCGACGCGCTGGCGCGGCGCGTGGCCGAGGCCGGTCCCGACGCGGTGTTGATCTATGGCACCAACACTACCGATGTGGGGCTGTTGCTTCGCGCCCTGCGCTACTGGCAGGTGCGCGGGGCGATCATCACCTCGCCGGGCGGGGCCAGCGCCGTTACCTATGGCATTGCCGCCGAGGCGCAGGAGGGCATCTATGTGGCGCTGGACGCGCTGCTGGCCGCCACGCCGGAGGGGGCGCGCTTTGAACGGCGCTTCTACGAACGCTTCGGGTTGAAGCCCGACACCTATGTCGCCTGGTACTACGACGCCGTCCATCTGCTGGCAATGGCCCTGGAGCGCCGTCCGCGCACCGCCGAGGAGTTGCGCGCCGCCGTCCGCGAGCAGACCTTCACGGGCGTGCAGGGGCGCTACCGCTTCGATGAGCGCGGCGAGGGCCTGCACGAGGTTGTGCTGGCGACGATGCGGGCCGGGCAACCGCGGCTGGTGGGCGTGTATGGCGAGGGTGGTCTGCGCCGGGGGCCGGTTGGGAGCGCCGGACAAGGAGGCGCGCCGTGA
- a CDS encoding immune inhibitor A, protein MKKQVLILGLLALILAACAPFNMADPPPSPSPTPPATVAARPMPAIPTPASPDPSPIPVGGNAPRSTPAPTAPVSPDDAFAALDAARRAPRDPVELARALGACRPAPQDCPTVSRNTPLDVQVGEVRSFYVTDLSTNEQFEVQAELRYAGPIVLMYVEQGLPYNQADLEAAARTFEQEIYPRTREIFGSEVQPGVDGDRRITILNASDPSGQVLGYFSAQDLLPRQVNRFSNEREMFFMNLQILSFADEEYLEVLAHEFQHMIHQNEQPGSPTWFNEGASQLAEDLNGYFGDGFTPFYLFEPDVQLTAWSSGLGQSGAHYGAAHLFMRYVYAQYASKDQLLPLIRADAGNDPRAFVALAARRRPDITTFSALVADWAVANLIDDPAVGDGRYTYDTGHELPQLLPFTVQPVAARGSLRNETVAQFGADYYALPAGAREVRFRGATSVGIASEPARGVSWWSGRSDDSYATLTRAFDLSGLNRATLQFATWYEIENDYDYAFVSVSNDGGQTWETLPGSLTTEDDPQGMNYGHGITGVSGAPGAKLEDGARGVWVEEKIDLTPYAGQRILLRFWQINDQGFNAPGMLIDDIRIPELGYADDAESGDGGWEAAGFVRTAGVLPQRWELRLVRTANGRTTVEALPVDAGGSARASLVPGEQAVLVILGATPHTTERAAYQLDVE, encoded by the coding sequence ATGAAGAAACAGGTGCTCATCCTCGGCTTGCTGGCGCTGATCCTGGCTGCCTGCGCTCCGTTCAATATGGCTGACCCGCCCCCATCGCCCTCGCCGACGCCCCCCGCTACGGTCGCGGCGCGCCCGATGCCGGCCATTCCTACGCCAGCGTCCCCCGATCCCAGCCCCATACCGGTTGGCGGGAACGCGCCGCGTTCGACTCCCGCCCCCACCGCTCCTGTGTCACCTGACGATGCGTTCGCCGCTCTCGATGCAGCCAGGCGCGCGCCGCGTGACCCGGTCGAGCTTGCCCGCGCCCTGGGCGCCTGCCGTCCCGCGCCGCAAGATTGTCCCACGGTGAGCCGTAACACACCTCTGGACGTGCAGGTCGGCGAGGTGCGCTCCTTCTACGTCACCGATCTTTCCACCAACGAGCAGTTCGAGGTCCAGGCGGAACTACGTTACGCCGGTCCTATCGTGCTGATGTATGTCGAGCAGGGTCTGCCCTACAACCAGGCCGATCTGGAGGCGGCCGCGCGGACCTTTGAGCAGGAGATCTACCCGCGCACCCGCGAGATTTTCGGCTCGGAGGTGCAACCGGGCGTGGATGGCGACCGGCGCATCACCATTCTCAACGCCAGCGATCCAAGCGGCCAGGTGCTTGGCTACTTCTCGGCCCAGGATCTGCTGCCGCGCCAGGTGAACCGCTTCAGCAACGAGCGCGAAATGTTCTTCATGAACCTGCAGATCCTCTCGTTTGCTGATGAGGAGTATCTGGAGGTGCTGGCGCACGAATTCCAGCACATGATTCATCAGAACGAACAGCCGGGCAGCCCCACCTGGTTCAATGAGGGGGCCTCGCAACTGGCCGAGGATCTGAACGGTTACTTTGGCGATGGCTTCACGCCCTTTTACCTCTTCGAGCCTGATGTGCAGCTTACGGCCTGGTCGTCGGGGCTGGGCCAGTCGGGGGCGCATTACGGCGCCGCGCACCTCTTTATGCGCTACGTGTACGCGCAGTATGCCAGTAAGGATCAACTGCTGCCGCTCATCCGCGCCGACGCGGGCAATGATCCGCGGGCCTTCGTGGCCCTCGCGGCGCGCCGTCGCCCTGACATTACCACGTTCAGCGCCCTCGTCGCCGACTGGGCGGTGGCGAACCTGATTGATGACCCGGCGGTAGGCGATGGCCGCTACACCTATGATACTGGCCACGAGTTGCCGCAACTGCTGCCCTTCACCGTGCAGCCTGTCGCTGCCCGCGGATCGCTGCGGAACGAGACGGTAGCCCAGTTTGGCGCGGATTACTACGCCCTGCCCGCGGGCGCGCGCGAGGTGCGCTTTCGGGGCGCCACCAGCGTGGGCATCGCCAGCGAGCCAGCCCGCGGCGTGAGCTGGTGGAGCGGACGCAGCGATGACAGCTATGCCACGCTGACCCGCGCCTTCGACCTGAGCGGTCTCAATCGGGCCACCTTGCAGTTCGCCACCTGGTACGAGATTGAGAATGACTACGACTACGCCTTCGTCAGCGTATCCAACGACGGCGGCCAGACCTGGGAGACCCTCCCGGGTTCACTGACCACCGAGGATGATCCACAGGGGATGAACTATGGCCACGGCATTACGGGGGTGAGCGGCGCGCCCGGCGCGAAGCTCGAAGATGGCGCGCGCGGCGTCTGGGTCGAAGAGAAGATCGATCTGACCCCATACGCGGGCCAGCGCATTCTCCTGCGCTTCTGGCAGATCAACGACCAGGGCTTCAACGCGCCGGGGATGTTAATTGACGACATTCGCATTCCCGAGCTGGGCTATGCCGATGATGCAGAGAGTGGCGATGGGGGCTGGGAGGCGGCGGGCTTCGTGCGCACTGCCGGGGTGCTGCCGCAACGCTGGGAGTTGCGGCTGGTACGCACTGCCAATGGCCGCACAACTGTCGAGGCGTTGCCCGTGGACGCAGGTGGCTCGGCCCGGGCCAGTCTGGTTCCTGGCGAGCAGGCTGTGCTGGTGATCCTCGGGGCCACCCCGCACACGACCGAGCGAGCGGCCTATCAACTGGACGTAGAATAG